A region from the Natronorubrum halophilum genome encodes:
- a CDS encoding iron-containing alcohol dehydrogenase family protein — MTPPRSSNRRRNRDPSFRFEYEPSTIRFGSGCVDDLETELEAQGLERGLVVCGSTVGSTPEVIDPVTAGLGDRLGGVFDETTPKKRLETAFDGLARLEDAGADALVSLGGGSSLDVAKAISVLAASDREPADIGAAFAETGTITVPDSGLIPIVAIPTTLAGADLSMGAGITATPDSGLVEADVSGGISDPGLMPAAAVYDPELVATTPDSILAGSAMNGFDKGLEAIYAATSTPVTDATAGHGLEKLEDGLRAFGDGERDTETFETVLEGIVLVQYGISRPGETMLSIVHAFGHGLTRTYDVQQGTAHAVIVPHVLEYLFEQDGVDARAGTLANALGVGNAADHGAAVIEAVTEIRDGLGLPSRLRDVDGPEPDEFPVVAEWVLADHFMPNAPPRLDPSLEDLEGILERAW; from the coding sequence ATGACTCCACCACGGTCGAGCAACCGTCGCCGAAACCGAGATCCGTCCTTTCGATTCGAGTACGAGCCGTCGACGATCAGGTTCGGATCCGGCTGCGTCGACGACCTCGAGACCGAACTCGAGGCGCAGGGTCTCGAGCGAGGACTCGTCGTCTGCGGGTCGACGGTCGGGAGCACGCCCGAGGTGATCGATCCGGTCACGGCGGGGCTCGGCGATCGGCTCGGTGGCGTGTTCGACGAAACGACGCCGAAGAAGCGTCTGGAAACCGCGTTCGACGGGCTCGCCCGCCTCGAGGACGCGGGGGCCGACGCGCTCGTCAGCCTCGGCGGCGGCAGCAGCCTCGACGTCGCGAAGGCGATCAGCGTGCTCGCAGCGAGCGACCGGGAGCCAGCGGATATCGGTGCAGCGTTCGCCGAGACGGGCACGATCACCGTTCCCGATTCGGGACTGATCCCGATCGTGGCGATTCCGACGACCCTCGCCGGTGCCGATCTCTCCATGGGTGCGGGGATCACCGCGACACCCGATTCGGGGCTGGTAGAAGCGGACGTCAGCGGCGGGATCTCCGATCCGGGCCTCATGCCCGCCGCTGCGGTTTACGATCCGGAACTGGTCGCGACCACCCCCGACTCGATCCTCGCCGGGTCGGCCATGAACGGCTTCGACAAGGGACTCGAGGCGATCTACGCCGCCACGTCGACACCGGTGACCGACGCCACGGCCGGACACGGCCTCGAGAAACTCGAAGACGGCCTCCGCGCGTTCGGCGACGGCGAGCGCGATACCGAGACGTTCGAAACGGTCCTCGAGGGGATCGTGCTGGTTCAGTACGGCATCTCTCGACCCGGCGAGACGATGCTCTCGATCGTCCACGCCTTCGGGCACGGACTCACGCGGACGTACGACGTACAACAGGGAACCGCCCACGCCGTCATCGTTCCGCACGTCCTCGAGTACCTCTTCGAACAGGACGGCGTGGACGCTCGAGCGGGGACGCTCGCGAACGCACTCGGCGTCGGCAACGCCGCGGATCACGGCGCTGCGGTCATCGAGGCGGTCACCGAGATCCGAGACGGACTCGGCCTCCCGTCGCGACTGCGCGACGTCGACGGACCCGAGCCCGACGAGTTCCCCGTCGTCGCCGAGTGGGTGCTGGCAGATCACTTCATGCCGAACGCGCCGCCGAGACTCGATCCCTCGCTCGAGGATCTCGAGGGAATCCTCGAGCGAGCGTGGTAA
- a CDS encoding outer membrane protein assembly factor BamB family protein, protein MTEYERRDVLKGTGLAIAAGTAPAWGVVTANETAAEEGDDGTAVSSDSNGWVSTRGNAGNTGYVSRATGPEPPVTTAWEYDHGGPFAVVDGTIYLTADGQVHAVDATDGSLEWKNGVTREEHAEPMAAAGSPAVAYDTVYVSGERGDPDLTALDAATGEIRWQLGDLGYETNLAPIVADERVFLVADRVLYCLDAHTGEKQWSFEPEPATFDDDREHDDPLQRNPVAVADGTVFVLSNNRLFARDVETGDERWTDTIRENWAASTFSGPAVAADGFVAVVKADTVTIFETDTGTERATVPGHSVDALTDDRIYTVRKDDTRDDDEHRVITGYDRKTGDGIWLRSVRALSLGTVAVDDKSVYVGFEETATETGVVAFNHANGDQRWKINIDARPNQVAVIDETVYASGDALHAIRSAAGGGNEDAPEDESTTTEDEAESPVENDTTEDGGVNPSENETTTVQDGTDNSSGNETPAAQEGERNSSGDETTAAENESETAPESGATESDDGTDGTPGFTTGVGVAGGALSLEWLRRRAVADEGDGERKE, encoded by the coding sequence ATGACCGAGTACGAGAGACGGGACGTGTTGAAGGGTACCGGACTCGCGATAGCCGCCGGGACCGCCCCCGCGTGGGGCGTAGTAACTGCCAACGAAACCGCCGCCGAAGAAGGCGACGACGGGACGGCGGTATCCAGCGATTCGAACGGGTGGGTATCCACTCGCGGGAACGCGGGGAACACCGGCTACGTTTCGCGGGCAACGGGACCGGAACCGCCGGTGACGACCGCCTGGGAGTACGACCACGGCGGTCCGTTCGCCGTCGTCGACGGGACGATCTATCTCACGGCCGACGGTCAGGTACACGCGGTCGACGCAACCGACGGCTCCCTCGAGTGGAAAAACGGAGTCACGAGGGAGGAGCACGCGGAACCGATGGCGGCGGCGGGGTCACCGGCGGTGGCGTACGATACCGTGTACGTCAGCGGCGAGCGGGGGGATCCGGACCTGACCGCCCTCGACGCTGCGACCGGGGAAATCCGCTGGCAGCTCGGAGACCTCGGCTACGAGACGAATCTGGCACCCATCGTCGCGGACGAGCGAGTCTTTCTCGTCGCTGATAGGGTCCTGTACTGCCTCGACGCGCATACCGGTGAGAAACAATGGAGCTTCGAGCCGGAACCGGCGACGTTCGACGACGATCGGGAACACGACGATCCACTCCAGAGAAACCCGGTTGCCGTCGCGGATGGGACGGTCTTCGTCCTGAGCAACAATCGGCTGTTCGCACGGGACGTCGAAACCGGGGACGAACGGTGGACGGACACGATTCGGGAGAACTGGGCAGCCAGTACGTTCTCCGGGCCGGCGGTCGCCGCAGACGGGTTCGTCGCCGTCGTCAAAGCCGACACCGTGACGATTTTCGAGACGGACACTGGCACCGAACGGGCGACCGTTCCCGGCCACTCGGTCGATGCTCTCACCGACGACCGCATCTACACCGTTCGTAAAGACGATACCCGTGACGACGACGAGCACAGGGTTATCACCGGCTACGACCGAAAAACGGGAGACGGTATCTGGCTTCGATCGGTACGTGCGCTTTCACTCGGTACGGTGGCCGTTGACGACAAATCCGTCTACGTCGGTTTCGAAGAGACGGCGACGGAGACCGGCGTCGTCGCGTTCAACCACGCGAACGGGGACCAACGGTGGAAAATCAACATCGATGCGCGTCCGAATCAGGTGGCGGTCATCGACGAAACCGTCTACGCGAGCGGCGATGCCCTGCACGCGATTCGCAGCGCGGCTGGAGGCGGAAACGAGGACGCCCCCGAAGACGAGTCCACCACAACCGAAGACGAAGCGGAGAGCCCCGTCGAAAACGATACGACCGAAGACGGAGGCGTAAACCCCTCCGAAAACGAGACTACCACAGTCCAAGACGGGACGGACAACTCGTCCGGAAACGAGACGCCCGCAGCCCAAGAGGGGGAGAGAAACTCCTCCGGAGACGAGACGACCGCAGCCGAAAACGAGAGCGAGACCGCACCCGAAAGCGGAGCGACCGAATCCGACGACGGTACCGACGGCACGCCCGGATTCACCACGGGCGTCGGCGTCGCCGGCGGCGCACTCTCCCTCGAGTGGCTCCGCCGGCGAGCCGTTGCCGACGAGGGAGACGGAGAACGGAAAGAGTAA